GCCATCATTCTCAATTTCTAGTCACAAATAAAGAATGTAGCTTCCTTACACTTTCCACCAAAATTGCTAAGAAAGTAACCAATAATATTTCACAAAGCCGACCTCTCTTTTAGATACCCAATCAAATAATGTAATGACTTTTAATTGACTTGACGTCAACATCTATGTACCTTTGTTCTGTAGTTTGCTTTGCTTTACACTATTTATAATAACCATTCCACGAGATATTTCCACACTACTTTATTGCTGTCTCCCAGGTTAAACATAAGAGATAAttgaatcaacaaaaattaatgtatttgatctggAAATAGTAGTATGAACACCtgtttttacttttcctttttttctttctaatttacAATGAAGACAATGAGGATCGAACTTAGAACATCATGCATATTATCAAATCCTTCACCACTAAATCAGCCTGATGGCTTTGTTTCTAGTTTAATTGTGACGTTTATTGTGTGCGTCATGTTGCTTTTTATGACCATAAATTAAGGGTCATCAAAGGTTAAATATGTACTATTTCCTCCTTATAtagtaaattttggtttttatctctaaaaaaaatcacatgtttttatccaaaaaaattatttttaatctgTAATCGACAAATTTTTGACATTTGTTTAACATAATATGGACTTATATAGATTTAACATAATATAGACACATACCGAACATATAAAAATCGTAACattaacattaaaataaatataaattggttattaaaatgattttttcttctaGGAATGAAAATTAAAGTTTGCTAACGGgacgaaaaacatatttaaacattaaattaataTACGAGGAGAATCTTCTTTCCACTTTCATCACTAGTACTAAGAAACCATGGTATACCTGATGAGCAAGTTATGTGTTAACTATTTATTTCCTTAAGGTCTAAGAAATTCTTTATATTTTGTCTGTCCTTGTGTTCTGGTTATTTAGCATGTATAAAAAGAAGCTCTGAGTGACATTGTTGCTACATGCTTTTCATTGCCTTGTTCAGAAAGaagttatcataaaaaaaagagagcAAAGTATGGAGAAGAGTTATAATTCTAAGAAGGAGGATCTTGATCTTGCAAGTTTGGTAGAAATTGTACTTTCTTGGACTTTCAACGATGTTCGCAACCAAAACCTCTGCAAGAACAAGGTAGAAATTTAGATATAATgaatttgaatgataaaatatTACACACTTTATGTCCCTCGTGCAAAAATTACACATTAGAGGATCCATTTCCGAAAACACGCTAAGCTCCTAAGAAAATATGTTgaaaactaatattataagCTTACTATCTCTATGTGGCATCAATGTTTTAACCAACCAGGTATGCTTCTATTGATTCCATAACATAAATTTAATGGATTTTTGTTTGGCAAGATAAATTTAATGAAATTGAATTCTCTTCCGTTTCGTCCCTCTATTTTCTCTAGTAAAATTCCGGTAGTTGAATTAATCTAATGACCGAATTAATAGTGTTCGAGCATTAACATTACGAAGTTGTTGTGTCCCTCTAACGACACTTTCATGTAGCCTAAAACATTATTGTATATCTCAGGTGCAGAAGATCCCGCATACATTTATGTCGGTAACAAATTACTTAAGCTCATTTGTTCCTTCATTGATTGAGGAAACTCATTTTGATCTGGCTTCGAGCTTGTATGGCGTGCAACGCGCTCCTTTTTGTGAGATATTGACAGCTGTACCTGAAAGATCAAGAAGCTTCATACCAACCAAGTTCTTTCTTTATCAAATCTCAGTATACAGCACTAATAATgatacaaaagatgttggaaaaTATGAGCCAGAGGTTGGAGATCTCATTGCCTTGACAGACATCAAACCGAAAACTATCGAAGACTTAAACAGACCTAGAAGATATTATCACATTGCTTATGTTTGTGGAACAAAAGAAAGTACCAACGAGATTTCAATTCTGTCTTCCAAATACATTGACATGGAGATTAACTCGAGGAGCAACAATACACCAAAGCTTTATGCAATCTATCTTTTGAATCTGACGACAAATGTTCGTGTTTGGAAAGCCTTGAACTCAGAGTTGGAAGGTGCAAACATGAACATGATTAAAAAGGTGCTGCTAGCCAGTTCAAATGTAAGAATTGTGAAACTCAGAACAACCGTTTTCATTGTTTAGTATCATGCTACTTTAGAAATTTTATGAACTTTAACTTCTTAAATACTAGTGTGTCAAAAAAccttcttaaattattatcaacTTTTTCCTACATGTGTACATGATTGAAAATGTTCATGCATAAGTGGCAAAAAGCTTGATTCTCTATAATAAGGTCTTGAATTTGAATCTTGTGAACAAAGAAAATAGACATTGTGAGAATCCCCCCCAAATGGTCTGCCGAAGTCCTGTGAAACTTTTAAGTACGAAAGGCCTAGATCAAAAATCATGACGTCAAATATGTGCACACTCGGAGTAGAaatcctctccattttttaaagaaattgaaaggtaCATTACTATGATTTAGGATATATAGAGGCCTAATGTGTTACCAATTCTAGAAACTTGGTCCTTTATACACCTAAACCTTAATAATGAAACTCTCCGTTCCTTCTTAGAATTGAAGAGGAGCTCTACATGCAAATTCAACCCTCGAAAAGCTAGAGCGAAATTCGATTTCGTTGTTGATAGATAACTGACTCATGTTTGCTTTGTATTTTACAGAATGGAGAAGACTGTCAACTTTGCATTTCTGGGGAAAACCATAATGCAGCTTGTTCTAAAGTACAAACCATGATCCAGTCTCAAAATCTGAATGAATCCCAGAAAAATGCAGTTTTAAGTTGTGTTTCCATGAGAGAATGTCACCATAGTGACACGGTTAAACTGATTTGGGGCCCACCAGGGACCGGCAAAACAAAGACAGTGGCTTCTTTGTTATTTTCCCTGCTCAAGTTGAAAACAAGAACATTAGCATGTGCTCCAACTAATACTGCAGTGTTGGAAGTGGCTGCTCGCCTGCAGAATTTAGTTAAGAAGCATGATACCGATACATATGGCTATGGTGACATAGTGATATTCGGAAACAGATCTCGAATGAAAGTAGACAGTTACTGGTGCCTCAAGGATATCTTTCTTGATTATCGCGCAAGTAATCTTTTGAGGTGTTTTGCTCCATTGTCTGGATGGAAACATTGCTTACAATCAATGATCATGTTGCTTGAGGATCCCTCAAAGCAATATCGTTCGTATAAGCTTGATATAGAAAATGCTATTATGTCGTTAGAACAATTTGTAAGGCAAAAACACGATGATATGGAACATGGGAAGGATGATAATACTCTGACAATAGACCAACTTACGAAGGAGGAATACCTTTCATATAAGGAAAATATAAAGAATAGTGTCATGACATTGGAGCAATATGTTAAGCAGAAATTTAGTGACATTGGAGAGAAGCTCAAGGTATGTATGCAAACCTTGTATACACACCTACCAACATCTTTAATTCCATTTGAGGAGATGAAGAAAATTCCTATAGCTATTGATTGGCTCACATCTCTTGAAAGCTCCTTGAGTAAAGCCAAGTTGAAACAAGCTCTCGATGACCATGCCGATGGAGAAAGCATTTTTTATTGCCTTGGAAGGTTAACCATCAAAAGAGAAGAGTGCCTTTGCTTACTAAGATCACTTCTTGAGAAAATTTTACTTCCAGAAATTACTGACAAATATGGAATAGAAAAGTTTTGTTTGATGAACGCACGCCTGATTTTCTGTACTGCATCAAGTTCTACTAGACTTTTCACAGAACGAATGACACCAGTACAATTTCTAGTTATCGATGAAGCAGCACAGCTAAAAGAATGTGAATCAGCCATTCCATTGCAGCTGCCAGGTCTCCACCATGCTATCCTCATAGGTGATGAGAGACAACTTCCTGCAGTGGTCAAAAGTCCGGTAAATTGCTTTTCTCATTtctgccatttttttttttatgatttgaatagTGTGCATCGTTAAAGAATACTAGTATTTTCTTATACAATTATAATATATCAAATCTAAAGGTTACTGATGAGGCTGGATATGGAAGAAGTTTGTTTGAGAGGTTGGTATTGTTAGGATACAAGAAGCATCTTCTTAATACTCAGTATAGGATGCATCCATCCATCAGCTTATTCCCAAATAAAGAATTCTACGAGGAGCAACTTGTTGACGCCCCTATTGTTAGAGAAATGAACTATAATAGGTGTTTCCTTGAAGGAAAATTGTATGGTTCATATTCTTTTATAAACATAGCTAAGGGTAAAGAGCAACGTGGTCGCGGACACAGTTCAAAGAATATAGTTGAGGCTGCTGTTATCTCCACGATCATTGAAAGCCTTAAAGAAGGCAAGTGTCTCTTCTTCCTTATCTAAAGCTCATGTGTATGAGTTAGTGAATTTAGTGCTGCATTTTTTCCTTATCTAAcccttttttttgttacagaaTTTTCGAGGACAAGGAAGAAAGTTAGTATAGGAATCATATCTCCATATAATGCACAGGTGTATGAAATTCAAGAGAAAATAAAGCTGAGCATATCTGTTTCTGAACCCGGCTTCTCTGTTAGTGTCCGTTCTGTTGATGGCTTTCAAGGTGGTGAAGAAGATATAATAATAATCTCCACCGTGAGATCTAACAGAGATGCAAAAGTGGGTTTTCTTTCCAATAGGCAAAGAGCAAATGTGGCACTGACTCGTGCTAGGTACGCTACTCTCATTATACTTATGCTACTTCCAAGTTCTAATATCATATACTTAAGTTGATTATAAATTGGGTAATTCACGCAGACATTGCCTTTGGATATTGGGAAATGAAACAACTTTAGAAAATAGTGATTCTATATGGAAAGAACTAGTCCTTGATGCTAAGGAAAGAGGGTGTTTCAATAACGCCGATGAGGACGAGAAATTGTCTGAGGCAATTGAGGATGCCTTGCTTGACATTGAACTCCTTGACGAATCTGAATTGCCATTTAAGAAACTTAGTCTACAAGACAGATCAGAGACATTTGCTTCCACCTCCAGGTAAGAATATGGTAGAGAAGCCACATAAATCTTTGTTTACtcaattacttttttttgggTATACTCAAATAACCCAAAGCATCATAGATTCATAGTGTACATTGTACTAGCATTGTTGCTTGTCTGAAGAGTTAATTCTATATCTGTATACCAGAGGTTCGCCGTATACCAGCAGAGGTTCACTATATACCAGAGGTTCATCCAGGGGCCGGGGCAAGCCATGGAAACCAAGGTGGTAATGAATGAGGTTACATAGATTGCACCTGGACCATATGTTGCTAAATCCAAGACCTCGATACAGTTTGCTGCATAATATGAGACCTCGGTATTGCAAGGAAGGATGACAGGGTGTGCCAAGCCAATCCCATGCATATGTACCCTACGACTTACGTATTTACTATTAGGGAATAATTATCCACTTGATTGCATTCTTAATATGTTGGGTtggttgaattttttatttttgttggttGTATTGTTTTTGGCAGGTGGATAGAGTGCCCCTTGTACTTTTTCCAACATTATAAGATCTAATTGtactttgtttcattttttatcaaTGAGTTTTTGGctgttaaaaaataaagttaactTAAGTAATTAAGTAATTTCTCAAATCCAATATGATAAACTACATTACTATTACCACATATATGAATTGCATATTCCAAGCATTCTTCAACTACTGTGACATTGATCTCATGCTATAATTCATTCAGTTTTAACGTAATAACAAACATGTGTTGCTTGAAACATGTGCCCTTTATCATTGAAACCTATAGATTTTAGAATACCAGTCAGACCACATGACAAAAAACTATAAAAGAACCAAACAGAAGGGTTATTAATCTACAATTCTACATGACTGAACAGGAAACTGAATCCCTTTGGTGTGGCAGAACATCATGTACTTAAACGCATTCCTTTACTTTGATGTATATTTTCCACctaatatttcaaataaattttgcacaaatccaaatattttgtttaaaagaaTACTATATAACCAATTCATTTAGGTTCTCTAACAGAACAAGACGGTAGTTGATCcctacaaaaatataaattgcaAGTCGGAGAAACATTTACTAAATGCAACTCTAAGTCGCTTAACTATTTATAGACGTTAAAAGTTTCCCTAatggaagaggaagaagattcATGACCAACCCCTGCCCTTCAAGGGAAAGGAAAAcatattatcaaataaaaaaactacaGAAGATGAAGCTGTGACAGAAACTGTATGTGACTAGATCTCAACTACATTCACATATCAGTGTCTCTTTCTCCATTATCCCGACTGAACTATTTCTCGTTCTGgacaaaacatattttacaGACATTGGAAAGGGGGAGGGGGAGGTTAAAAATTATCACTTCCAATGAAGTGTACTCTATTAAGTCTTACAACAGTTATAACGCCATTAAGAACTTCTGAATCTTTGTCTGTGCTCGCTCCTTCTCTTCTGGCCCATCAAGATCACCAATATTGTCATGATATTCCTAAACcacagaagaagaaaaattaatcGATTAGAGCTTCTGCTATTTCTTTTGTTTAAAAGACTGGGTTTCAAGGAGTGACCCACTTAAGGTTAGTATTCAAGCACACCATAGCAGAGATGCTAGGTTTGGtcggtcaaaaaaaaaaaaggaatataaTCAATTTACCAAAATTAAAGTACAACTTAAGGACAGGTACACTGCAGACAAAGCACTGATAAGGGCCAACCAAGTTCACAGactcaatcaaatcttcgaaattTTAAGTGGGAactaatataacatttttaaatcgTGAAATGAAATTGCTAGTGCCTTGAAATATggaaaaaaatatgacaaataTTGCAAAACTGATATTTAACTTGGACTTGTGACTTCATTAATGCATCTTCAATACAAAAACCGACACCAAcaaaagatataaaataaaaatttgttcaaaCTTAGCCACAAAGTATGTTTACCTGAAGTATATCCTTGACATGATTTTTACTAAGTTTGTTCTGCTTGAGAAGTAGTTCAATTCTTCCTCTCATTTGTGGATGCCTATTCATAATTCATTTAATTAGGTCAGGCCAGTGAAAGCATACATATTAAAGCTCTGAAGTTTACTATATAAAGGCGCAAATACTTACTCAGAGCACCAAATGTGACCCAAAATGACAGCAACCAActgaaaaatcatataaatttgTCAGTACGAAAAAGGTACTGTAAAACTGGTATCTCGTTTAGAGATGGTGCTATTATAATAAGCACCACAGGTGTTTACTAAAAATATTCCTGAATGCAATTTGAAATGGAAAATTGGAAAGAAACCGGaacttcataaaaaaaaaattgttaataaaaaGTATATAGTTGTTTAAGTATAAAGAACATATTCCAAAGTCCAaacatgttttaaaaaaaaggaaaatgctaacatgtACCCTTctttaagggcacatgttaaggagcCAAATGTAGAAATAATTTGttgaaacttgtgcatttagattttaaaaaattaaatttgtgtaCTATCTAATGCAAAGTTCCTATATTTAGATACTTAACATTAACATAAcccttaaaaaattataaaagacaGTGCTATTTTTTGAAACGGTTATGGAAGAGTTCATAAAACACCAGAAACTACTACCAAGTCATTTCAGAGCATCAATTAGTCAGTTAAATAAACTTACCTGAAGAGTATAAAGTCCAGATTCTAGTTTACGATTGTACTTTTCATCCTCATCCATCTATAAAATacagaaatattagattttgctgtaaaataataaaataaaaaagttacttCAATCTGACATATACAATCAGCATAAGTAAACTACCTCCAAGTCATCTAACTTAATTTGATCCAACCGTTCAGTTTCAGCTTTGACTCTATCTGAATATCTGGTGGGAAAAAAATAGTGTGTTCAGATGAAAATAAGCTTTGAATCAAGATTCCTACTGCCACAATTTGATGATTCTAGACATACAAGATGTGTACTAGCTTTAAGCCAAGTTAATAGCAGAATGGAACAAATGGATTAAGTTCAACAATCATATGAACATCATAAGGAGAAGAGGACAAGTTCAACCTACCTGATGTATAGTTCCATTAGCCTATCTATCTTCTCGCATTCGTTTTCAACAAATTTACTTAATAATCTTTCTCTCCTAGAGCCCCTCAAGATACCACCTGGAAAGATATAAGAGTACTGAAGTTCAACatctaaataataaaaaattaaggtaTACACACGTTACATCTAACTAATGCATATTTCAATTTACGCACGGATGCACTTAACGTCATTTTGCAAAGTATTAGTCTGTATTTCCGGGACGATTCAAGGGGTGCTGTATATGTATCCATTGACGTATTAGATAGTTCTATGATTTTTCATTGtatcaagaaaaaaattataagtgtGTCTATCCTCTCACTCATTTCTAAAAGTTAATTTCTCTTTCACGAAACAACTCAATATTCCACTAGTAAAGTATATAGGATACTGAAGTTCAATATCACATAACTTATAAGGGAAAATACAGTACAATACTACAATGTCAGCGAGTACATATACTATgtcaaaactcaaatgaaacttGACTTGCCTGCTTACCAAATAATGAAGCAACCAGCGATACAATGCGCTCCTCTAAATCCTCCTGGTATCGttctttcttgtttttcttaCTGATGTGAATCTATGTACAATAAACACAACTCTTTTAGTACAATGAAACTCCATTTATAAGAAAACAATGAAATCACATAATACAACTCTTGAAGGTTAAAAGCAGTATTACTTGCCTTACCCATAAAAGCTGCAAAAGCTGTCTTCAAtcccaaaacatcaacaaatcgTTCACAAGCAGGAGGGTAATTGGTCATTGCGAAATCAAGCGCTCTTATAGCAGAAGCATAAGCCAATTTCTTCTGtttcataataataatcatcaacTCAACCCCTTCAGCTTTCACAAACCTTTCCTTATTCTCCAACGGCatcaacaaacaacacaaacaatCAAACAAATTCTCCACCATTTCTTCCTCATCAGAACTCTTCGGATCCTTCGACTTATACATCGCCACAGCCTGAAGCACCACATCCACCCCATTCATCTGTCCCAACTTCTTCTGATTTGCAGTACTATTCTGCAACAAAATCGCCAAAATCTCCGACGCATATTGCTTATTACCATCAAATTCCCTCACCTTAATCTTCCCTAACAACCACTTCAACAGCTTCGTCTTCTCACAAACCAATTCCGCCACCCCCGGTTTCACCTCAATCAAATTCTCAATACTAGCTAACGTATTATAAACAGCAGCATTCTCATCAGGATCAGATTCCGATAACCGATGAAGATTCTGAACTAAAAGCTCCAACACACTATTATCAACCAAAGCATCAACAAGAACCCTAGCAGGTTCATCATTTTCATCAAGTACATCTTCATCAGTTAAATCCTGTATAAGCTGAACAACATCAATAGCAATATCAGTATTATCATGATTAAGCAAATCAACAATTGACGGAACAACATTGAGATTAACAAGATCGGGATAAAGCTCCGGTGCTCCGGCGAGAACTTTGAGTTTTTGAAGCTCTTCATGGAGCTCCAATTCAGAATCCGCGAATCGATCGGGTTGATTCGGATACTTGAGTCTTGCTTCGATGTTTTCCTTTAATCGGCGTTCGAATGAGAGAACGAGTTTTTTTAGGGTTCGATTGTCTACTACTTCTATGGTGTTTTGGGATTTCTCGATTGCTTCGAGAAGAGATAGATCGACGTTGTTGTTGAAACCGTTGGAGGATGAAACGGTGTC
This portion of the Trifolium pratense cultivar HEN17-A07 linkage group LG3, ARS_RC_1.1, whole genome shotgun sequence genome encodes:
- the LOC123918817 gene encoding probable helicase senataxin, which translates into the protein MEKSYNSKKEDLDLASLVEIVLSWTFNDVRNQNLCKNKVQKIPHTFMSVTNYLSSFVPSLIEETHFDLASSLYGVQRAPFCEILTAVPERSRSFIPTKFFLYQISVYSTNNDTKDVGKYEPEVGDLIALTDIKPKTIEDLNRPRRYYHIAYVCGTKESTNEISILSSKYIDMEINSRSNNTPKLYAIYLLNLTTNVRVWKALNSELEGANMNMIKKVLLASSNNGEDCQLCISGENHNAACSKVQTMIQSQNLNESQKNAVLSCVSMRECHHSDTVKLIWGPPGTGKTKTVASLLFSLLKLKTRTLACAPTNTAVLEVAARLQNLVKKHDTDTYGYGDIVIFGNRSRMKVDSYWCLKDIFLDYRASNLLRCFAPLSGWKHCLQSMIMLLEDPSKQYRSYKLDIENAIMSLEQFVRQKHDDMEHGKDDNTLTIDQLTKEEYLSYKENIKNSVMTLEQYVKQKFSDIGEKLKVCMQTLYTHLPTSLIPFEEMKKIPIAIDWLTSLESSLSKAKLKQALDDHADGESIFYCLGRLTIKREECLCLLRSLLEKILLPEITDKYGIEKFCLMNARLIFCTASSSTRLFTERMTPVQFLVIDEAAQLKECESAIPLQLPGLHHAILIGDERQLPAVVKSPVTDEAGYGRSLFERLVLLGYKKHLLNTQYRMHPSISLFPNKEFYEEQLVDAPIVREMNYNRCFLEGKLYGSYSFINIAKGKEQRGRGHSSKNIVEAAVISTIIESLKEEFSRTRKKVSIGIISPYNAQVYEIQEKIKLSISVSEPGFSVSVRSVDGFQGGEEDIIIISTVRSNRDAKVGFLSNRQRANVALTRARHCLWILGNETTLENSDSIWKELVLDAKERGCFNNADEDEKLSEAIEDALLDIELLDESELPFKKLSLQDRSETFASTSRGSPYTSRGSLYTRGSSRGRGKPWKPRW
- the LOC123918818 gene encoding beta-catenin-like protein 1 codes for the protein MEVSNTRNHSSKRKHDDTVSSSNGFNNNVDLSLLEAIEKSQNTIEVVDNRTLKKLVLSFERRLKENIEARLKYPNQPDRFADSELELHEELQKLKVLAGAPELYPDLVNLNVVPSIVDLLNHDNTDIAIDVVQLIQDLTDEDVLDENDEPARVLVDALVDNSVLELLVQNLHRLSESDPDENAAVYNTLASIENLIEVKPGVAELVCEKTKLLKWLLGKIKVREFDGNKQYASEILAILLQNSTANQKKLGQMNGVDVVLQAVAMYKSKDPKSSDEEEMVENLFDCLCCLLMPLENKERFVKAEGVELMIIIMKQKKLAYASAIRALDFAMTNYPPACERFVDVLGLKTAFAAFMGKIHISKKNKKERYQEDLEERIVSLVASLFGGILRGSRRERLLSKFVENECEKIDRLMELYIRYSDRVKAETERLDQIKLDDLEMDEDEKYNRKLESGLYTLQLVAVILGHIWCSEHPQMRGRIELLLKQNKLSKNHVKDILQEYHDNIGDLDGPEEKERAQTKIQKFLMAL